The following are encoded in a window of Saccharothrix longispora genomic DNA:
- a CDS encoding S9 family peptidase, translating into MRPDDLQQLTLPGSVSVRGDLVLVNVATPDVAANTYRGGLHRVPLDGSGARRWTWAERDLAPRISPDGRWVAFLRVARRGTPPQLHVMPADGGDARALTDLPLGAGAPVWAPDSRRLAFTARVPEAGRYGTPLADGDDAPTPDAEAPRHITRLDYRIDDVGFTADRHTRLFTVDALDPDASPVELTDGAFPVADPTWSADGDSVVFVADRDLGRAETMYSDLYSVPAAGGEPTLLVASQGQAACPVALPGGGVLFYGTEFPGGHSVARNLGLWRFDGEAGGEAVRLTDTETVDCEKAAGPAVVTGDGVLVAVRNRGAVELRRVPLDAAGAVLDDLEPLAGERAEVKSFAADGDVVVAVVSTPDNTGEVVRVGGEVLTALGSTVPLRPAVELTGTAPDGYPVHGWLVLPEGEGPHPVVLTVHGGPFMYHGWGFYDEAQVYAAAGYAVVLPNPRGSAGYGQAHGQAVVGAFGTVDVDDVLAVLDAALERPELDADRVGVMGGSYGGFMTSWLAAHHGERFRAAWSERAVNAWDSFAGSSDIGWFFTDAYCGPGLEKQRAMSPLTYAEKISTPFMVVHSEHDWRCPLEQAQRLYVALRRNGVEAEMLLFPGEGHELTRSGKPRHREQRFGHVLAWWGRHLR; encoded by the coding sequence GTGCGCCCCGATGACTTGCAGCAGCTGACCCTCCCCGGCTCCGTGTCGGTGCGGGGGGACCTCGTCCTGGTGAACGTCGCCACCCCGGACGTCGCCGCGAACACGTACCGGGGCGGGCTGCACCGCGTGCCCCTGGACGGTTCCGGGGCGCGGCGCTGGACGTGGGCGGAACGCGACCTGGCCCCCCGGATCTCCCCGGACGGGCGCTGGGTCGCGTTCCTGCGCGTCGCACGGCGGGGCACGCCGCCGCAGCTGCACGTCATGCCCGCCGACGGCGGCGACGCGCGTGCGCTGACCGACCTGCCGCTGGGCGCGGGCGCGCCGGTGTGGGCGCCCGACTCCCGCCGGCTCGCGTTCACCGCGCGGGTCCCCGAAGCCGGCCGCTACGGCACCCCGCTCGCCGACGGCGACGACGCCCCGACCCCGGACGCCGAGGCGCCCCGCCACATCACCCGGCTCGACTACCGCATCGACGACGTCGGCTTCACCGCCGACCGGCACACCCGGCTGTTCACCGTCGACGCGCTCGACCCCGACGCCTCGCCGGTCGAGCTGACCGACGGCGCGTTCCCGGTGGCCGACCCGACCTGGAGCGCCGACGGCGACTCGGTCGTGTTCGTCGCCGACCGCGACCTCGGCCGCGCCGAGACCATGTACAGCGACCTGTACTCGGTGCCCGCCGCGGGCGGCGAGCCGACGCTGCTGGTCGCCTCCCAGGGGCAGGCCGCGTGCCCGGTGGCGCTGCCCGGCGGCGGAGTCCTGTTCTACGGCACCGAGTTCCCCGGCGGGCACAGCGTCGCCCGCAACCTCGGCCTGTGGCGCTTCGACGGCGAGGCGGGCGGCGAGGCGGTGCGGCTCACCGACACCGAGACCGTGGACTGCGAGAAGGCCGCCGGCCCCGCCGTGGTGACCGGCGACGGCGTGCTCGTGGCCGTGCGCAACCGGGGTGCCGTGGAACTGCGGCGCGTGCCGCTCGACGCCGCGGGCGCCGTGCTCGACGACCTCGAACCGCTCGCCGGCGAGCGCGCCGAGGTCAAGTCCTTCGCCGCCGACGGCGACGTCGTCGTGGCCGTCGTCTCCACCCCGGACAACACCGGCGAGGTCGTGCGGGTCGGCGGCGAGGTGCTCACCGCCCTCGGCTCGACCGTCCCGCTGCGGCCCGCCGTCGAGCTGACCGGCACCGCGCCGGACGGCTACCCGGTGCACGGCTGGCTCGTCCTGCCCGAGGGCGAGGGGCCGCACCCCGTCGTGCTCACCGTGCACGGCGGCCCGTTCATGTACCACGGCTGGGGCTTCTACGACGAGGCCCAGGTGTACGCGGCGGCCGGCTACGCGGTCGTGCTGCCCAACCCGCGCGGGTCCGCCGGGTACGGCCAGGCGCACGGCCAGGCCGTGGTCGGCGCGTTCGGCACGGTCGACGTCGACGACGTCCTCGCCGTGCTCGACGCCGCGCTGGAGCGGCCCGAGCTGGACGCCGACCGGGTCGGCGTGATGGGCGGCTCCTACGGCGGCTTCATGACCTCGTGGCTGGCCGCGCACCACGGCGAGCGGTTCCGGGCGGCGTGGAGCGAGCGCGCGGTCAACGCGTGGGACTCGTTCGCCGGCTCCTCCGACATCGGCTGGTTCTTCACCGACGCCTACTGCGGGCCGGGCCTGGAGAAGCAGCGCGCGATGAGCCCGCTGACCTACGCCGAGAAGATCTCCACGCCGTTCATGGTGGTGCACTCCGAGCACGACTGGCGCTGCCCGTTGGAGCAGGCCCAGCGCCTGTACGTGGCGCTGCGCCGCAACGGCGTCGAGGCCGAGATGCTGCTGTTCCCCGGCGAGGGCCA
- a CDS encoding TerC family protein has translation MSVPLWLWFATIAGLVVLLAVDLFIVDRKPHEVTIGEAGRWVIFYVGVAVAFGLGIWYFSGGTYAGEFFAGYITEYSLSVDNLFIFLIIMTTFKVPAIHQHKVLLIGILMALVMRGIFIAVGAAVIAQFSWVFYLFGAFLIYTGYKLAFAGHDDEEEEYKENVATRIVRKVYPVTDRYHGGDSFVKIDGRRFVTPMFIVIVAIGTTDLLFALDSIPAIFGLTKEPFLVFSANAFALMGLRQLYFLLGGLLNKLVYLSIGLSVILGFIGVKLILEALHTNSLSFLNGGEPLHVPTIGIELSLSVIVGVLAITTVASLIKVKRHPEAALHAAADKPADVRVEDRSE, from the coding sequence ATGTCTGTTCCCCTGTGGCTGTGGTTCGCCACGATCGCCGGCTTGGTCGTCCTGCTCGCCGTCGACCTCTTCATCGTCGATCGCAAACCGCACGAGGTCACGATCGGCGAGGCCGGTCGGTGGGTGATCTTCTACGTCGGCGTCGCGGTCGCCTTCGGCCTCGGCATCTGGTACTTCTCCGGCGGCACGTACGCGGGCGAGTTCTTCGCCGGGTACATCACCGAGTACTCGCTGAGCGTCGACAACCTCTTCATCTTCCTGATCATCATGACCACCTTCAAGGTGCCCGCGATCCACCAGCACAAGGTGCTGCTGATCGGCATCCTGATGGCGCTGGTCATGCGCGGCATCTTCATCGCCGTCGGCGCGGCCGTCATCGCCCAGTTCAGCTGGGTGTTCTACCTGTTCGGCGCGTTCCTCATCTACACCGGCTACAAGCTGGCGTTCGCCGGCCACGACGACGAGGAAGAGGAGTACAAGGAGAACGTCGCCACGCGGATCGTGCGCAAGGTCTACCCGGTCACCGACCGGTACCACGGCGGCGACTCGTTCGTGAAGATCGACGGCAGGCGCTTCGTCACGCCGATGTTCATCGTCATCGTGGCCATCGGCACCACGGACCTGCTGTTCGCGCTCGACTCGATCCCGGCGATCTTCGGCCTCACCAAGGAGCCGTTCCTGGTCTTCTCGGCCAACGCGTTCGCGCTCATGGGTCTGCGCCAGCTGTACTTCCTGCTCGGCGGCCTGCTCAACAAGCTGGTCTACCTGTCGATCGGCCTGTCGGTGATCCTCGGCTTCATCGGCGTGAAGCTGATCCTGGAGGCGCTGCACACCAACTCGCTGTCGTTCCTCAACGGCGGTGAGCCGCTGCACGTGCCGACCATCGGTATCGAGTTGTCGCTGTCGGTGATCGTGGGTGTCCTCGCCATCACCACCGTCGCGAGCCTGATCAAGGTCAAGCGCCACCCCGAGGCGGCGCTGCACGCGGCCGCCGACAAGCCCGCCGACGTCCGGGTCGAGGACCGCTCCGAGTGA
- a CDS encoding alpha/beta fold hydrolase, with the protein MASLNRLRGRWSLPALVLVIALVGAVVVWTRGGDEPAPVSTRDAVIDVPESPDSDGTVQIDTTLYLPERTPAPAVLLPHGFGGSKQSVAAQATELAQRGFVVLAYSARGFGRSTGQIALNSVDHEVRDAQKLLDWLATREEVVRDGGGDPRVGVTGGSYGGALALSLAGVDPRVDTIAPVITYNDLTQALLPNSARPDAVDASTPSPGAFADNGVFKRSWAGIFFSAGLSGADAANPGQEAVEPGQEDDDQNVAGAAAAATQPAPPQQGDGRPAGPVAGACGRFQADVCAAYTEVATTGKAGPQTLEVLRRASPAAVTGRITQPTLIVQGEQDTLFGLDQADANARQIAANGAKVKVVWYSGGHDGGSPGPELRGQIADWLDFHLRGQGADPGTGFEYTVAGAFRSSGAPALRTVVAPAYPGLAGSPPVSRTDVALSGREQVVINPAGGNPAAVSSLPGLGSILSRSSSLSARLSLDLPGQSAVFQSEPQTSQTLLTGASTVRLRVAAVPGQPVPADGAVLFVKLYDADANGVRTLPGSAVAPVRVANLPADGTPVDVTVTLPGAVRPVESDHRFQVVVSTTDQAYANAGEPAAYRVSLASPVLSVPVVAGVNATSDVPTTALWGIAIVLIACVIAAVVAWFRRRLSADVDPSLESVPLVIEGLTKSYPGGLTAVKDLSFRVEHGQVLGLLGPNGAGKTTTLRMLMGLIRPSEGGIRVFGHKVHPGAPVLSRIGSFVEGSGFLPHLSGAENLRLYWAATGRPAEQAHVEEALEIAGLGNAVNRRVRTYSQGMRQRLAIAQAMLGLPDLLVLDEPANGLDPPQIHQMREVLRRYAAAGRTVLVSSHLLAEVEQTCSHVVVMHKGSLVAAGPVEEIATGGGEASFRVDRPDEAADVLRGLSGVHDVSVDGEQVHASLNGTPRASALEALVAAGVAVDQAGPRRRLEDAFLELVGE; encoded by the coding sequence GTGGCCTCCCTCAACCGCCTCCGCGGCAGGTGGTCGCTCCCCGCGCTGGTCCTCGTCATAGCCCTGGTGGGCGCTGTCGTGGTCTGGACGCGCGGTGGCGACGAACCCGCCCCGGTGAGCACCCGCGACGCGGTGATCGACGTGCCGGAAAGCCCGGACAGCGACGGCACCGTCCAGATCGACACCACCCTGTACCTGCCCGAACGCACCCCCGCCCCCGCGGTCCTGCTCCCGCACGGCTTCGGCGGCAGCAAGCAGAGCGTCGCCGCCCAGGCGACCGAGCTGGCGCAGCGCGGCTTCGTCGTGCTGGCCTACTCGGCCCGCGGCTTCGGTCGCAGCACCGGGCAGATCGCGCTGAACTCGGTGGACCACGAGGTCCGCGACGCGCAGAAGCTGCTCGACTGGCTGGCCACCCGCGAAGAGGTCGTGCGCGACGGCGGCGGCGACCCCCGCGTCGGCGTCACCGGCGGCTCCTACGGAGGCGCGCTGGCCCTGTCGCTGGCCGGCGTCGACCCCCGCGTGGACACCATCGCGCCGGTCATCACCTACAACGACCTGACCCAGGCGCTGCTGCCGAACTCGGCCCGACCGGACGCGGTCGACGCCTCCACGCCCTCGCCCGGCGCGTTCGCCGACAACGGCGTGTTCAAGCGGTCGTGGGCGGGCATCTTCTTCTCCGCCGGCCTGTCCGGCGCGGACGCCGCCAACCCCGGTCAGGAAGCCGTCGAACCGGGCCAGGAGGACGACGACCAGAACGTGGCGGGCGCCGCCGCGGCGGCCACCCAGCCGGCGCCGCCCCAGCAGGGCGACGGCCGGCCCGCAGGTCCCGTCGCCGGGGCGTGCGGCCGGTTCCAGGCCGACGTGTGCGCCGCGTACACCGAGGTCGCGACCACCGGCAAGGCCGGTCCGCAGACGCTGGAGGTGCTGCGCCGCGCGTCCCCCGCGGCGGTGACCGGCAGGATCACCCAGCCGACGCTGATCGTGCAGGGCGAGCAGGACACCCTCTTCGGCCTCGACCAGGCCGACGCCAACGCCCGCCAGATCGCCGCCAACGGCGCGAAGGTGAAGGTCGTCTGGTACTCCGGCGGCCACGACGGCGGCTCCCCCGGCCCCGAGCTGCGCGGGCAGATCGCCGACTGGCTCGACTTCCACCTGCGCGGCCAGGGCGCCGACCCCGGCACCGGCTTCGAGTACACGGTGGCGGGCGCGTTCCGCAGCAGCGGCGCGCCCGCGCTGCGCACCGTCGTCGCCCCGGCCTACCCGGGCCTGGCGGGCTCCCCGCCGGTGTCGCGCACCGACGTGGCGCTGAGCGGGCGCGAGCAGGTCGTGATCAACCCGGCGGGCGGCAACCCGGCCGCCGTGTCCAGCCTGCCCGGCCTCGGGTCGATCCTGTCGCGGTCCAGCTCGCTGTCCGCGCGGCTCTCGCTCGACCTGCCCGGCCAGTCCGCCGTGTTCCAGAGCGAGCCGCAGACCTCGCAGACCCTGCTGACCGGCGCGTCGACCGTGCGACTGCGGGTCGCCGCGGTGCCCGGCCAGCCGGTGCCCGCCGACGGCGCCGTGCTGTTCGTGAAGCTCTACGACGCGGACGCCAACGGCGTGCGCACGCTGCCCGGCTCGGCCGTGGCGCCCGTGCGGGTCGCGAACCTGCCCGCCGACGGCACGCCGGTCGACGTGACCGTGACCCTGCCCGGCGCGGTGCGGCCGGTCGAGAGCGACCACCGCTTCCAGGTCGTCGTGTCCACCACGGACCAGGCCTACGCCAACGCCGGCGAACCCGCCGCGTACCGCGTGTCACTGGCCTCCCCTGTGCTGTCGGTGCCGGTGGTGGCGGGTGTGAACGCGACCAGCGACGTGCCGACCACCGCCCTGTGGGGCATCGCGATCGTGCTGATCGCGTGCGTGATCGCCGCCGTGGTCGCCTGGTTCCGGCGCAGGCTGTCCGCCGACGTCGACCCGTCGCTCGAATCGGTGCCGCTCGTCATCGAGGGCCTGACCAAGTCCTACCCCGGCGGGCTGACCGCGGTGAAGGACCTGTCGTTCCGGGTGGAGCACGGCCAGGTGCTCGGCCTGCTCGGCCCCAACGGCGCGGGCAAGACCACCACGCTGCGGATGCTGATGGGCCTGATCCGGCCCAGCGAGGGCGGCATCCGGGTGTTCGGGCACAAGGTGCACCCCGGCGCGCCGGTGCTGTCGCGCATCGGGTCGTTCGTCGAGGGCTCCGGCTTCCTGCCGCACCTGTCCGGCGCGGAGAACCTGCGGCTGTACTGGGCGGCCACCGGCCGGCCGGCGGAGCAGGCGCACGTCGAGGAGGCCCTGGAGATCGCGGGCCTGGGCAACGCCGTGAACCGGCGCGTGCGGACCTACAGCCAGGGCATGCGGCAGCGCCTCGCCATCGCGCAGGCCATGCTCGGGCTGCCGGACCTGCTGGTGCTCGACGAGCCGGCCAACGGGCTCGACCCGCCCCAGATCCACCAGATGCGCGAGGTCCTGCGCCGCTACGCGGCGGCGGGGCGCACCGTGCTGGTGTCCTCGCACCTGCTCGCCGAGGTCGAGCAGACGTGCTCCCACGTCGTGGTGATGCACAAGGGGTCGCTGGTCGCGGCCGGTCCGGTCGAGGAGATCGCGACGGGCGGCGGCGAGGCCAGCTTCCGGGTCGACCGACCCGACGAGGCGGCCGACGTGCTGCGCGGGCTGTCCGGCGTGCACGACGTGAGCGTGGACGGCGAGCAGGTCCACGCCAGCCTCAACGGCACGCCCCGCGCGTCCGCGCTGGAGGCGCTCGTGGCGGCGGGCGTCGCGGTGGACCAGGCCGGTCCGCGGCGACGACTGGAAGACGCGTTCCTGGAACTGGTGGGCGAATGA
- a CDS encoding ABC transporter permease yields MSTNGVHTDPAAIADLTNAAAAEHSSVAPDGSKVGYRASRTLPLRVELARQLRRRRTQLVLGFLVLLPVILVVAFEIGEAQANRRSGGFVDLATASGVNFVILTLFVSGSFLLPMIVALFFGDTIASEASWSSLKYLLAAPIPRHRLLRQKAIASGLLSLFALVLLPLVALGVGVVWYGAGELVSPTGEAAPFADGVLGLALAVVYIAIHLFWVAGLALYLSVSTDAPLGAVGGAVLASILSQILDQITALEDLRNYLPTHYALAWVDLLSTDVDWSQMAMGTFSALGFGAFFTLLAARRFATKDITS; encoded by the coding sequence ATGAGCACCAACGGCGTGCACACCGACCCGGCGGCGATCGCCGACCTGACGAACGCGGCGGCGGCGGAGCACTCCTCCGTCGCCCCGGACGGCTCGAAGGTCGGCTACCGGGCGAGCCGGACCCTGCCGCTGCGGGTCGAGCTGGCCCGGCAGCTGCGCAGGCGGCGGACCCAGCTCGTGCTGGGGTTCCTCGTCCTGCTGCCGGTCATCCTGGTGGTGGCGTTCGAGATCGGCGAGGCGCAGGCCAACCGGCGTTCCGGCGGGTTCGTCGACCTGGCCACGGCCAGCGGCGTGAACTTCGTGATCCTGACGCTGTTCGTGTCCGGCAGCTTCCTGCTGCCGATGATCGTGGCGTTGTTCTTCGGCGACACGATCGCGTCCGAGGCGTCGTGGTCGTCGCTGAAGTACCTGCTGGCGGCGCCCATCCCGCGGCACCGGCTGCTGCGGCAGAAGGCGATCGCGTCGGGTCTGCTGTCCCTGTTCGCGCTCGTCCTGCTGCCGCTGGTGGCGCTGGGCGTCGGCGTGGTCTGGTACGGGGCGGGCGAGCTGGTCTCGCCGACGGGTGAGGCGGCGCCGTTCGCGGACGGCGTCCTCGGCCTGGCGCTGGCGGTCGTCTACATCGCGATCCACCTGTTCTGGGTGGCCGGGCTGGCGCTGTACCTGTCGGTGTCCACCGACGCGCCGCTGGGCGCGGTCGGCGGCGCGGTGCTGGCGTCGATCCTGTCGCAGATCCTCGACCAGATCACCGCCTTGGAGGACCTGCGGAACTACCTGCCGACGCACTACGCGCTGGCGTGGGTCGACCTGCTGTCCACCGACGTCGACTGGTCGCAGATGGCGATGGGGACGTTCTCGGCGCTCGGCTTCGGGGCGTTCTTCACCCTGCTGGCGGCGCGCAGGTTCGCCACCAAGGACATCACCAGCTGA
- a CDS encoding MmcQ/YjbR family DNA-binding protein yields MTLDDVIAHCLAKPGAEETYPWGESELVCKVGGKAFAFIGLVEHTVGVKCGADAEDAAAWRERYPGDIAVSAYVGRYGWNRVDLTGAVPDDDLLELLDGSYDAVVAKLPKSRLPKSGP; encoded by the coding sequence GTGACGCTCGACGACGTCATCGCCCACTGCCTCGCCAAGCCGGGTGCCGAGGAGACCTACCCGTGGGGCGAGTCGGAGCTGGTGTGCAAGGTGGGCGGCAAGGCGTTCGCCTTCATCGGGCTCGTCGAGCACACGGTGGGCGTCAAGTGCGGCGCGGACGCCGAGGACGCGGCGGCGTGGCGGGAGCGGTACCCCGGTGACATCGCGGTGAGCGCCTACGTGGGCCGCTACGGCTGGAACCGCGTCGACCTCACCGGCGCGGTGCCGGACGACGACCTGCTGGAGCTGCTCGACGGGTCCTACGACGCCGTCGTCGCCAAGCTGCCGAAGAGCAGGCTGCCGAAGAGCGGGCCGTGA
- the uvrB gene encoding excinuclease ABC subunit UvrB, which yields MAFPTEIPVKAHSAHRPVGDIPRTDGKFRVVSDYQPAGDQPAAIAELERRIRGGEKDVVLLGATGTGKSATTAWLVEKVQRPTLVMAPNKTLAAQLANELKEYFPDNAVEYFVSYYDYYQPEAYIPQTDTYIEKDSSVNEDVERLRHSATMSLLTRRDVIVVASVSCIYGLGTPQSYLDRSIQLEVGGEIERDLLLRALVDIQYSRNDLAFNRGTFRVRGDTVEIIPAYEELAIRVEFFGDEIDKLYYLHPLTGDVVKEVDELRIFPATHYVAGPERMEKAIRNIELELAERLAELERQGKLLEAQRLRMRTAYDVEMMRQVGFCNGIENYSRHIDDRAAGTAPATLIDYFPDDFLLVIDESHVTVPQIGGMYEGDASRKRNLVEHGFRLPSALDNRPLTWEEFADRIGQTVYLSATPGPYEMGQAGGEFVEQVIRPTGLVDPKIVVKPTEGQIDDLVHEIRARAERDERVLVTTLTKKMAEDLTDYLLELGIRVRYLHSDIDTLRRVELLRQLRLGEYDVLIGINLLREGLDLPEVSLVAILDADKEGFLRSGTSLIQTIGRAARNVSGEVHMYADRVTDSMQHAIDETNRRRVKQIAYNEERGLDPQPLRKKITDILEQVYSEAEDAIEPGGSGRNASRGKKPTGDPGASGRSSGLLADRDPSTMARSELADLVQSLTDQMMAAARELKFELAGRLRDEIQDLKKELRGMDAAGVK from the coding sequence GTGGCATTCCCTACCGAGATCCCGGTCAAGGCGCACTCGGCGCACCGCCCCGTCGGCGACATCCCGCGCACCGACGGGAAGTTCCGCGTGGTCAGCGACTACCAGCCCGCCGGTGACCAGCCGGCGGCGATCGCGGAGCTGGAGCGGCGCATCCGGGGCGGGGAGAAGGACGTCGTGCTGCTCGGCGCGACGGGCACCGGCAAGTCCGCCACCACGGCGTGGCTCGTGGAGAAGGTGCAGCGGCCCACGCTCGTGATGGCGCCGAACAAGACGCTGGCCGCGCAGCTGGCCAACGAGCTGAAGGAGTACTTCCCCGACAACGCGGTGGAGTACTTCGTCAGCTACTACGACTACTACCAGCCCGAGGCGTACATCCCGCAGACCGACACCTACATCGAGAAGGACTCGTCGGTCAACGAGGACGTGGAACGGCTGCGCCACTCGGCCACCATGAGCCTGCTGACCAGGCGCGACGTGATCGTGGTCGCCTCGGTGTCGTGCATCTACGGCCTCGGCACGCCCCAGTCCTACCTCGACCGGTCGATCCAGCTGGAGGTCGGCGGCGAGATCGAGCGCGACCTGCTGCTGCGCGCCCTGGTGGACATCCAGTACTCGCGCAACGACCTCGCGTTCAACCGCGGCACGTTCCGCGTGCGCGGCGACACGGTGGAGATCATCCCGGCGTACGAGGAGCTGGCGATCCGCGTCGAGTTCTTCGGTGACGAGATCGACAAGCTGTACTACCTGCACCCGTTGACCGGTGACGTGGTCAAGGAGGTCGACGAGCTGCGGATCTTCCCGGCGACCCACTACGTCGCCGGGCCGGAGCGCATGGAGAAGGCGATCCGGAACATCGAGCTGGAGCTGGCCGAGCGGCTCGCCGAGCTGGAGCGCCAGGGCAAGCTGCTGGAGGCGCAGCGGCTGCGCATGCGCACCGCCTACGACGTCGAGATGATGCGCCAGGTCGGCTTCTGCAACGGCATCGAGAACTACTCGCGCCACATCGACGACCGCGCCGCCGGCACCGCCCCCGCCACGCTGATCGACTACTTCCCGGACGACTTCCTGCTGGTCATCGACGAGTCGCACGTGACCGTGCCGCAGATCGGCGGCATGTACGAGGGCGACGCGTCCCGCAAGCGCAACCTCGTCGAGCACGGCTTCCGGCTGCCCAGCGCGCTCGACAACCGCCCGCTCACGTGGGAGGAGTTCGCCGACCGCATCGGTCAGACCGTCTACCTGTCGGCCACCCCCGGGCCGTACGAGATGGGCCAGGCCGGCGGCGAGTTCGTCGAGCAGGTCATCCGCCCCACCGGCCTCGTCGACCCGAAGATCGTGGTGAAGCCGACCGAGGGGCAGATCGACGACCTGGTCCACGAGATCCGCGCCCGCGCCGAGCGCGACGAGCGCGTCCTGGTCACCACCCTGACCAAGAAGATGGCCGAGGACCTCACGGACTACCTGCTGGAGCTGGGCATCCGGGTCCGCTACCTGCACTCGGACATCGACACGCTCCGCCGCGTGGAGCTGCTCCGCCAGCTGCGCCTGGGCGAGTACGACGTCCTGATCGGCATCAACCTGCTCCGCGAGGGCCTGGACCTTCCCGAGGTCTCCCTGGTCGCGATCCTCGACGCGGACAAGGAGGGCTTCCTCCGCTCGGGCACCAGCCTGATCCAGACGATCGGCCGCGCCGCCCGCAACGTCTCCGGCGAGGTCCACATGTACGCGGACCGCGTCACCGACTCGATGCAGCACGCGATCGACGAGACCAACCGCAGGCGGGTCAAGCAGATCGCGTACAACGAGGAGCGGGGCCTCGACCCCCAGCCGCTGCGCAAGAAGATCACCGACATCCTCGAACAGGTCTACTCCGAGGCCGAGGACGCCATCGAGCCGGGCGGCTCCGGCCGCAACGCCTCGCGCGGCAAGAAGCCGACCGGCGACCCGGGTGCCTCGGGCCGCAGCTCCGGCCTCCTGGCCGACCGCGACCCGTCGACCATGGCGAGGTCCGAGCTGGCCGACCTGGTGCAGAGCCTGACGGACCAGATGATGGCGGCGGCGCGCGAGCTGAAGTTCGAGCTGGCGGGCCGGTTGCGCGACGAGATCCAGGACCTGAAGAAGGAGCTGCGCGGCATGGACGCGGCCGGCGTCAAGTAG
- a CDS encoding DUF5685 family protein — protein MFGIIRPCRNRLAPDLRESWLAHLCGLCLALRDDHGHLARVVTNYDGLVISALVEAQSGRSRRPAGPCALRGMRSADVATGAGARLAASVSLVLASAKVGDHVADGDGVFGRPGARGVGRQVARRWAAQAATTGHDLGFDTAVLVDAVARQSSVEAAVATGTSVLAVTEPTETAAGEAVAQTAVLTGRPGNAVPLREVGRLFGRLAHLLDAVEDLAEDRSSGAWNPLVATGTSLEEARRLCEDAALGIGLAMAEVEFADDRLVHVLLVHEVRESIRRAFGEPHVHAPGHTPPPGWRPGPGTYDPYHQGGVAPPPPVPPASAPGRGGPPTPPKGGRRKRGDDPAGSGSGLWAWPKLRQPPVSRGLFTGCLAVLYQCGTCQYCCRDPYPGAWSGKWREAWCNCDCSGCDGCCTCCDCSC, from the coding sequence ATGTTCGGCATCATCCGCCCCTGCCGCAACCGCCTGGCACCCGACCTGCGCGAGTCGTGGTTGGCGCACCTGTGCGGCCTCTGCCTCGCGCTGCGCGACGACCACGGCCACCTCGCGCGCGTGGTCACCAACTACGACGGCCTCGTCATCTCCGCCCTCGTGGAGGCCCAGTCGGGGCGTTCGCGCAGGCCCGCGGGGCCGTGCGCGCTGCGCGGGATGCGGTCGGCGGACGTCGCGACGGGCGCGGGCGCCCGGCTGGCCGCGTCGGTGTCCCTCGTGCTCGCCTCCGCCAAGGTCGGCGACCACGTCGCGGACGGCGACGGCGTCTTCGGGCGCCCCGGCGCCCGCGGCGTGGGCAGGCAGGTCGCCCGCCGGTGGGCCGCGCAGGCCGCCACCACCGGCCACGACCTGGGCTTCGACACCGCCGTGCTGGTGGACGCGGTCGCCCGGCAGTCGTCGGTCGAGGCGGCGGTGGCCACCGGGACGTCCGTGCTCGCGGTGACCGAACCGACCGAGACCGCCGCGGGCGAGGCCGTCGCGCAGACCGCCGTGCTGACCGGCAGGCCCGGGAACGCGGTGCCGCTGCGCGAGGTCGGCCGCCTCTTCGGCCGGCTGGCGCACCTGCTCGACGCCGTCGAGGACCTGGCCGAGGACCGCTCGTCCGGCGCGTGGAACCCGCTGGTCGCGACCGGGACGTCCCTGGAGGAGGCGCGCCGGCTGTGCGAGGACGCGGCCCTGGGCATCGGGCTCGCCATGGCCGAGGTGGAGTTCGCCGACGACCGGCTCGTCCACGTGCTGCTGGTGCACGAGGTGCGCGAGTCGATCAGGCGCGCGTTCGGCGAACCCCACGTCCACGCGCCCGGCCACACCCCGCCGCCCGGGTGGCGGCCCGGCCCCGGCACGTACGACCCGTACCACCAGGGCGGCGTGGCGCCCCCGCCCCCGGTGCCGCCCGCCTCGGCGCCCGGTCGCGGCGGTCCGCCGACCCCGCCGAAGGGCGGCCGGCGCAAGCGCGGCGACGACCCGGCCGGCTCGGGCAGCGGCCTGTGGGCCTGGCCGAAGCTGCGGCAGCCACCCGTCTCCCGCGGCCTCTTCACCGGCTGCCTGGCCGTGCTCTACCAGTGCGGGACGTGCCAGTACTGCTGCCGCGACCCCTACCCGGGCGCGTGGAGCGGCAAGTGGCGGGAGGCGTGGTGCAACTGCGACTGCTCGGGCTGCGACGGCTGCTGCACCTGCTGCGACTGCAGCTGCTAG
- a CDS encoding DUF402 domain-containing protein produces MHIHPPKIEYFDLDAKSNTDPKGHLRGVEEYRLTPHGLYMFRPVPGHPHLSHFESWLLPSQGLRVTRQSWHPGHERDYDLYIDLVEISTGGSVWKTVDLYLDILVRTGRGVTVLDTDELLGALDQGLLGPERARWALENTYRAVAGIAAHGHDAVRWLASLGMITTWRRR; encoded by the coding sequence ATGCACATCCACCCGCCGAAGATCGAGTACTTCGACCTGGACGCCAAGAGCAACACGGACCCCAAGGGCCACCTCCGGGGCGTCGAGGAGTACCGGCTGACCCCGCACGGCCTGTACATGTTCCGGCCGGTGCCGGGCCACCCGCACCTGTCGCACTTCGAGTCGTGGCTGCTGCCGTCCCAGGGCCTGCGGGTGACCAGGCAGTCGTGGCACCCCGGCCACGAGCGCGACTACGACCTGTACATCGACCTCGTGGAGATCAGCACCGGCGGCTCGGTGTGGAAGACCGTCGACCTGTACCTGGACATCCTCGTGCGCACGGGGCGCGGCGTGACCGTGCTGGACACCGACGAGCTGCTCGGCGCCCTCGACCAGGGCCTCCTCGGGCCGGAGCGGGCCCGGTGGGCGCTGGAGAACACCTACCGCGCGGTGGCCGGGATCGCCGCGCACGGGCACGACGCCGTGCGCTGGCTGGCCTCACTGGGGATGATCACGACGTGGCGTCGCCGGTAA